The bacterium genomic interval TCTCGTAACTGCCGGCCCACTGCCGGATCACTTTCAGGTCCTTAAGCCCCGGAACCAGTTTCAGCATCCGTTTGGGCATCTGGTGCAGGAACTCAAAGGTGGAATCAACCGAATGGCCCGGCACATTGGGAACCGGGGAATAACAGCCGATGAACTGCCCGTTGTGTTTGTACTGCTGGAAATACCCGCCGTCGGCCCGGTAGTCCACCAGCATCGGGATGTTCAGATACTCCACCCCCTCGGTGATCAGGGCCTCGTGCCGCTCGGCCTCAACCGGGATCTCGATCCCGGCCATTTGGCCGACGTCCTTGGACCAGGGGCCGGCCGCGTTGATCACCACTCCGGCCGAGAATTCCCGGCCGCTATCGGTCTTGACCCCGGTAACCTTTCCCCCCTGCTGGAGGATCTGGGATACTTTGGAAAAGGTGTGGATGCTGCCGCCGGATTGCTTGATCTTTCCGGCATAGCCCTGAACCACCGCAAAGGGGTAGGCCTGCCCGTCCGAGGGACAGTAGGAGCCGCCCAAAAGCCCGGCGGCGTCCATTCCCGGGGCTATCTCCCGGCATTCATCGGCATCCACCCAGCGCACGTCCTTTAGCCCCGCCGCCTGCTGGACCGCGATGTTGGACAGGAAGGCCTGTTTTTTCTCGGGGCTGTGGGCCAGGAAGAGATATCCCCCGTTGTGCCAGTGGACGTCGGTTCCCAGCTCCTGCTCCATGTTCTGAAAATGCCTGACGCTCTCCATCATCAGCTTGATGGAGCCGGACGAGGTGAACTGCTGCCGTATGCCTCCGATGCAGCGCCCGGTGGAGCCGGAGCAGAGATATCCCTGCTCCACTATCGCCACCTTCAGGCCCTTCTGTGAAAGATAGTAGCCGCAGGCCGTTCCAATGATGCCCCCGCCGATGATGACGGCGTCTGACTTGTGAGCGCTCATGATTCTTTGTACTCCGCCAGGGCTTTGAGCGTCAGGGGCTGCAGCGGGGCCCGCTGGGTGATGGGCCGCTGGGTCTCGGGTTTTTGTCCCAGCGCCCTGGCCAGCATCTGGTTGACCAGCCGGCGGCAGGTGCGC includes:
- a CDS encoding FAD-binding oxidoreductase, which codes for MSAHKSDAVIIGGGIIGTACGYYLSQKGLKVAIVEQGYLCSGSTGRCIGGIRQQFTSSGSIKLMMESVRHFQNMEQELGTDVHWHNGGYLFLAHSPEKKQAFLSNIAVQQAAGLKDVRWVDADECREIAPGMDAAGLLGGSYCPSDGQAYPFAVVQGYAGKIKQSGGSIHTFSKVSQILQQGGKVTGVKTDSGREFSAGVVINAAGPWSKDVGQMAGIEIPVEAERHEALITEGVEYLNIPMLVDYRADGGYFQQYKHNGQFIGCYSPVPNVPGHSVDSTFEFLHQMPKRMLKLVPGLKDLKVIRQWAGSYENTPDGNPILDRTGLEGFYTVAGMCGHGFMLGPAMGRVAADLIFSGGRDMPYPEFALKRDFSQAEAMK
- a CDS encoding (2Fe-2S)-binding protein; this encodes MANNTDKIVCRCEDITESEVLAAIEQGATTADEVKRLTRAGMGHCQGRTCRRLVNQMLARALGQKPETQRPITQRAPLQPLTLKALAEYKES